The proteins below are encoded in one region of Bremerella sp. P1:
- the mobA gene encoding molybdenum cofactor guanylyltransferase, which yields MTTLPRSQRAALIVCGGESRRMGQSKPHLPFGNETMLERVVRIVSPVVEEVVLLTSKVQELPLLPYEYVELADRVEQQGPAAAIYEGLKFVTGWAEATIVLGCDLPLVTQPSIEYLFGQLSANDAVIPLHEEMPQPLAAVYANRAMETFDKILSTGNHRLLSCIEPLKTRWIDASELAGIDPNLGLLRNVNTPDAYREALQIAGLKHPLED from the coding sequence ATGACCACCCTGCCCCGTTCCCAGCGAGCCGCTTTGATCGTCTGTGGCGGTGAAAGCCGCCGCATGGGGCAATCCAAGCCGCATCTCCCCTTCGGCAACGAAACCATGCTCGAGCGCGTCGTGCGGATCGTTTCGCCCGTGGTCGAAGAAGTCGTCCTGCTGACAAGCAAGGTGCAAGAACTTCCGCTGCTGCCGTATGAATACGTTGAACTGGCAGACCGCGTCGAACAGCAAGGCCCCGCAGCGGCGATCTATGAGGGACTTAAATTTGTTACGGGATGGGCCGAAGCTACCATCGTACTGGGGTGCGACTTGCCACTGGTAACACAACCGTCGATCGAATACCTGTTCGGGCAGCTTTCGGCCAACGATGCAGTCATCCCACTTCACGAGGAAATGCCTCAGCCCTTGGCTGCGGTCTATGCCAATCGAGCGATGGAAACCTTCGATAAAATTCTTTCGACAGGTAACCATCGACTGTTGTCCTGCATCGAACCCCTGAAGACTCGTTGGATCGATGCCAGCGAGCTTGCTGGCATCGATCCAAACTTGGGCTTATTAAGAAATGTCAACACGCCGGACGCCTACCGCGAAGCGTTACAGATCGCCGGCTTGAAACATCCACTGGAAGATTGA
- a CDS encoding DinB family protein: protein MADAAQWELTKQRIAFTDNMFREFIDGLEPDLWFRMPEEGVTHIAWQVGHITIANYGLGMLRIRGKRAEDAGLIPESYSASFGRGSVPSKDQTIYPSRERFIEIYKRVNDKLLEELESYTLEQLDEPSLPDHPLFKTKFETLVFLPYHVMMHFGQMGLLRRLSGKPPIR, encoded by the coding sequence ATGGCTGACGCAGCTCAATGGGAATTGACGAAGCAACGGATCGCCTTCACCGACAATATGTTCCGCGAGTTCATCGACGGCCTGGAGCCAGACCTTTGGTTTCGCATGCCGGAAGAAGGAGTCACGCACATTGCCTGGCAAGTAGGGCACATCACCATTGCCAACTATGGCTTGGGGATGTTGCGAATCCGAGGCAAGCGAGCCGAAGACGCAGGCCTGATCCCTGAGAGCTATTCCGCGAGTTTCGGACGCGGCAGCGTTCCGTCGAAAGACCAAACGATTTACCCTTCGCGGGAACGTTTTATTGAGATCTATAAACGGGTCAATGACAAACTGCTCGAAGAACTCGAGTCCTACACGCTCGAACAACTGGACGAACCGAGCCTACCGGATCATCCACTTTTCAAGACCAAGTTCGAGACGCTTGTCTTCCTTCCCTATCACGTGATGATGCACTTCGGGCAGATGGGCCTCCTGCGACGTCTCTCCGGTAAACCGCCGATTCGCTAA